The DNA sequence CCAAACTCTCTTTCTACAATGTTCATTACGGCGAGGCGGCGTTTCATGTGGAGGCGGGCCGCGACGGGAAAACATGGACCCCGCTCGGCGATGTGGCCAAGGATAAGCCCGCGCCCCTGACGGTGCCCGCAGAACTGCTCCCCGCCGACTCCCTCTGGGTGCGCCTGTCGGCGGACTCGGAAACCGGCGGCAGCGTCCAACTCCACGAGTACCGTTTCGAGGCGGAATTGGCCGGGGAACCCATGGAGGTCTCCGGCGAGACGCTCTGGTTTGACGTGCTGAAAATGGACGAGGGCATGACCTGCGCCGTGGAGGCGCCCGGCCTCTTTGACCCCGCCCACGCGGAACGGGGCGTGGCGCTGCGTCTTGAAAAAGACGGACAGCCCGTTAAAGGAATGGCGGCGCTGCTGCGGGACGGGCAGCCCTTTTCGATGGGCGCGCTGGGGGGGATGCTCCTGCCCTGTCCCGGCGATGCGGGAAGGCATGAACTGACGCTGGAGGCGGACGGGGCGCGCCTGGCCCTGGCCCACACCGTGCCTGATTTCTACAACAGCGCCTACGGCGAACTGCTGGACCCGGACGGCGTGTGGTGGGCCTCCTCCGGCTGGAAGATTCCCCGGAACCGCGCCCTGCCCAAGGCCGCAGGCCGGGCGCTCCGCATCGAACTGGCCCAAAACGAGGCCGAGGCGGCGCAGTTGGTGGTGTGTCCGGACCGGGCCGTGGCCGGGTTCTCGCTGGCCTGCACCGACTTGACTGGTCCCAACGGCGCGGTGATTCCCGCCGAACAGGTCAGCCTGCTGCGCGTGGGCTATGTCCCCGTGACCATGCCCTCGGACCCCACCGGCGTGGTGGCCCCCTGGCCGGACCCGCTCCCGCCGCAGGCCGCGCCCATGACCCTGGCCGCCGGGGAGAACCAGCCCTTCTGGGTGCGGGTGAAAACCGCGCCCGGCACCCCGGCGGGGGAGTACCGTGGAAAACTGCTGCTCAACGGCGACGGCTGCGGGAAGTCCGTGGACCTGGAAGTGCGGGTCTTCGGCTTCACCCTGCCCGACCGCATGACCTGCACCACGGCCTTCGGCATGAACACGGAACACCCCTTCAACTATCACGGCGCCGCGTCCGAGGATGACCGGCGCCGGGTGGTGGACCTGTACCACCGGGCCCTGTCGGAGCACCACATCTCCCCCTATGACCCGGCGCCCCTCGACCCCTTCACGGTCAAATGGCCCGACATCTCCCCGGAGAATCCGCCCGCCAGCCCGGACAGTCTGGAGGTCAACATTGACTGGGTGCGGTATGACGCGGCCATGGCGCGCGCGTTTGAAGAGTTCCACTTCAACACTTTTGCCGTGCCGATTCGCGGCATGGGCGGCGGCACCTTCCACTCGCGGCACGAGCCGGAGTTGCTGGGTTTCGGCAAGGACTCCCCGGTCTTCCAGAAACTCTTCACGGACTACTGCCAGCAGGTGCAGGGGCACCTGCGCGAAAAGGGCTGGCTGAAGGACGGCTTCGTCTATTGGTTCGACGAGCCGGAACCCCGCGACTATGAATTTGTGATGGACGGGTTCAGGCGTCTGAAGGAGGCCGCGCCGGACATCCCCCGCATGCTCACCGAGGAAATCCAGCCGGAACTCCTGGGTGGGCCGAACATCTGGTGTCCCCTGACCCCGGCCCTCGACATGGAGGCCGCCCGCGCGCGGCAGGCCCTCGGCGAGGTCATCTGGTGGTACGTCTGCACCGGGCCGCGCGCGCCCTACGCCACCCTCTTCATTGACCACCCCGGCACGGAGATGCGCGTTTGGCTCTGGCAGACCTGGGAGCGCGGCGTGCAGGGCCTGCTGGTTTGGGAGACCCTGCTGTGGACCAGTCCCACGGCCTATCCCGACCCGGACGCGCCCCAGAACCCCTACCTGGACCCCATGGGCTGGGCCTACAGTTACGGCATTCAGCCCGGTGTGCGCCAGCCCTGGGGCAACGGCGACGGGCGATTCCTCTACCCGCCCGAGTCCGCCGCGGACGGCAAACCCGCCGGGCCCGTCTTCGACCCGCCCGTGGACACCATCCGCATCGAGATGCTCCGCGACGGCATCGAGGACTACGAGTACATGGCCCTGCTCAGGCGGGCGCTGGAGGAGAAGGGCGACAGGCTGGCCCCCGCCGTGAAGGCCGAATACGAGGCACTGCTGACCGTGCCCGCCGAGATCACCACCAGCCTCACCGAATTCACCAAAGACCCCGCGCCCATCGAGGCGCACCGGCGCAAAGTCGCCGGGGCGCTGGAGGCGTTGGGCCGTTGACGACATCCTGAAAAAGAACGATGCGCCGGTGGCCGTAGCCGCATAAAAACATTCAACGCGGAGGCGCAGAGGACGCAAAGAAACGCGGAGAAGTGGCGGGGCCGCCTTGCTTGGACTTTATGCGCAAAGTCAAGGCTAACCCCGCCGGCTTGTGTTTTTCATGTCCATTCTGTCCATACGGTCCATGGTTTGGCACAACCGCCCCGGTTTCAACTACCGTTTTCAGGTTTATCCCAAAGCGCCTTCCTTTGCGTTTCTCTGCGTCCTCTGCGCCTCTGCGTTTAATTCCGTTAATCACACAGGAGAAACGTCTCGGCCAGCATCACGGCGAAAAGGTCCGGTCGCTCCACATGGGGCATGTGTCCGCAGGTGTCCGCCACGACATGTTGAATGCGCGGATTCCGCGCCGTCATGGCGCGGGCGACGCCGCAGAATTTTTCATCCAGCACGCCGGTGATCACCCGGACCGGACAGGTTAATTCGCCGAGCCGTTCCCAGAGGGACGGCTGCGCCCCCGTGCCGAAGGCGCGGAGCGCGCCGCCGGGATGGTTGGGCGGATGCGTCCGGCGCGCGTGCAGCACGCGCTCCAACAGGCCGGGACGCCCCTCCAGTCCGCGGAAAATGGGCTGGGCATACCATTCTCCCAGAAACACCCCGTAATCCTCTCCGCGCCAAGGCCGCAGTTGGTCCAGCCTCTCCGCGAGGCGGACGTCCGACGCGGCGCGCAGGAGGCGTTCCCGCACATCGGCCAGTCCCGGCGATGCGGACTCCAGCACCAGTCCACCCGCATGGCCGGAGTACTGGAGCGCCCATTGCAGGGCAATGCGCCCGCCCATGGAATACCCCGCAATGCGCCAGGGCGGCGGGGCCACGGACAGGCAGGCCGCGTCCAGCGCCGCAATCAGCCCGGACCAGTCCATCACCGGGTCAAGGGGTGTTTTTCCGTGTCCCGGCAGGTCCGGCATGAGACAGCGGAAGCCTTTCCCCGCCATCATTTCCGCGACCGGCGCCCAGTCCCCGCCGTGCCCAAGAAACCCGTGCAAGAGCACCAGGGGCGCGCCCGATTCCGGACCCGCCACGCGCCAATGGAATCCCCCGGCCATTACAGGCCACCCCAAAGCGGGGAGATGCGCGGCAGGACAATTAGGCCTGAAAGGCCGTTAACATGACAGCCAGCGGAGATGCCCGGCAGCA is a window from the Candidatus Hydrogenedentota bacterium genome containing:
- a CDS encoding DUF4091 domain-containing protein, whose protein sequence is MKHFIFAVLVRVPSVPVRVKRSILAVLLLCLCLPVLAQTIPVPNAAFDALTPEGLPEGWTLTGGEGGLSDAAPQEGARGVWVRGTGATEDRNTWCSESIPFEAGGLYSLRFDARREEPKGAGGCAVSGTDFFNVDLSQLPAEWQPVRHVFAVPEEVSSGALRFGQWQDQGLIGFREPRLCRAMALHRPFGAVTLGADERIAGNTYTFTPALTARNTNFFRPTRGFTTGFNTNRILFGDKTFMVFEHHVAEHPITSAKLSFYNVHYGEAAFHVEAGRDGKTWTPLGDVAKDKPAPLTVPAELLPADSLWVRLSADSETGGSVQLHEYRFEAELAGEPMEVSGETLWFDVLKMDEGMTCAVEAPGLFDPAHAERGVALRLEKDGQPVKGMAALLRDGQPFSMGALGGMLLPCPGDAGRHELTLEADGARLALAHTVPDFYNSAYGELLDPDGVWWASSGWKIPRNRALPKAAGRALRIELAQNEAEAAQLVVCPDRAVAGFSLACTDLTGPNGAVIPAEQVSLLRVGYVPVTMPSDPTGVVAPWPDPLPPQAAPMTLAAGENQPFWVRVKTAPGTPAGEYRGKLLLNGDGCGKSVDLEVRVFGFTLPDRMTCTTAFGMNTEHPFNYHGAASEDDRRRVVDLYHRALSEHHISPYDPAPLDPFTVKWPDISPENPPASPDSLEVNIDWVRYDAAMARAFEEFHFNTFAVPIRGMGGGTFHSRHEPELLGFGKDSPVFQKLFTDYCQQVQGHLREKGWLKDGFVYWFDEPEPRDYEFVMDGFRRLKEAAPDIPRMLTEEIQPELLGGPNIWCPLTPALDMEAARARQALGEVIWWYVCTGPRAPYATLFIDHPGTEMRVWLWQTWERGVQGLLVWETLLWTSPTAYPDPDAPQNPYLDPMGWAYSYGIQPGVRQPWGNGDGRFLYPPESAADGKPAGPVFDPPVDTIRIEMLRDGIEDYEYMALLRRALEEKGDRLAPAVKAEYEALLTVPAEITTSLTEFTKDPAPIEAHRRKVAGALEALGR
- a CDS encoding alpha/beta fold hydrolase, which encodes MAGGFHWRVAGPESGAPLVLLHGFLGHGGDWAPVAEMMAGKGFRCLMPDLPGHGKTPLDPVMDWSGLIAALDAACLSVAPPPWRIAGYSMGGRIALQWALQYSGHAGGLVLESASPGLADVRERLLRAASDVRLAERLDQLRPWRGEDYGVFLGEWYAQPIFRGLEGRPGLLERVLHARRTHPPNHPGGALRAFGTGAQPSLWERLGELTCPVRVITGVLDEKFCGVARAMTARNPRIQHVVADTCGHMPHVERPDLFAVMLAETFLLCD